A window of the Pyrodictium abyssi genome harbors these coding sequences:
- a CDS encoding TIGR00266 family protein, translating into MEWSKMLGPSYTVLRVRLEPGEEVWSEPGAMMLVRGEVEVRTVSGGIGRALLRRLAGGESFFFNVFRARSPAEVWLVPGIPGDIEAIELRDDEWVIQDTSYLAHYGDVEVSAGFRGLRGLVAEGEMFWLKARGRGVAWVNSYGGIVRVDVAPGERVTVDNFHFVAMPASTEYSVRKLGRLKTLVFGGEGLVIEVEGPTTLYLQTRTLPPLARLLARFLPRHG; encoded by the coding sequence ATGGAATGGTCTAAGATGCTTGGCCCCTCCTACACCGTTCTACGCGTCCGCCTCGAGCCCGGGGAGGAGGTCTGGAGCGAGCCCGGCGCTATGATGCTTGTCCGGGGCGAGGTCGAGGTCAGGACTGTGAGCGGTGGAATTGGCCGTGCTCTTCTGCGCAGACTTGCTGGTGGTGAGAGCTTCTTCTTCAACGTGTTCCGCGCCAGGAGCCCTGCTGAGGTATGGCTTGTGCCCGGGATACCCGGCGACATAGAGGCTATAGAGCTGCGGGACGACGAGTGGGTTATACAGGATACAAGCTACCTAGCCCACTACGGCGACGTAGAGGTCTCTGCCGGGTTCCGGGGGCTACGGGGGCTAGTAGCAGAGGGAGAGATGTTCTGGCTGAAGGCCCGGGGCCGCGGCGTAGCCTGGGTGAACAGCTACGGGGGCATAGTACGCGTAGACGTGGCTCCCGGCGAGCGGGTTACGGTGGATAACTTCCACTTCGTAGCCATGCCTGCCTCCACGGAGTACAGTGTGAGGAAGCTGGGCAGGCTGAAGACACTGGTATTCGGAGGAGAAGGCCTTGTCATCGAGGTAGAGGGGCCTACTACACTTTACCTCCAGACTAGAACCCTGCCTCCTCTTGCGAGGCTTCTTGCCAGGTTTCTACCGAGGCACGGGTAG
- a CDS encoding class I SAM-dependent rRNA methyltransferase, with translation MAGEPLPSVRVFGEGAAAVRRDGALMVYRKWVEAPRGLPPGSLVVAEDPRGELLGCGFYDTVGPVALRLVELGDCSFSSTEEAIYALVEAAYLARRRIGYAGDPEAGYRLVHSDGDMMPGLIVDVYADLAVYQSSSIVWDVHSNTVAKAISEATGARHVYEKSLQRTRRDIGLPPREGVRIGDKTRAVIREGEARFIVDARVGQKTGFFLDQRLNRLDFGELARGTVLDLFSYTGGFGVQALVNGAERAVFVEEDEKAIKLLRMNLELNRVEDRAEIVQSNVWSFLSEAVAEGREYDSISVDPPAFIPHPGAYQRGLRAYEKLYFLSARLATSGSIIVFSSCSTHLGRGEFMSVAARALARAGVGYRPLGGVRGMPPDHPVRPSSPHLEYLKSLFVLVV, from the coding sequence TTGGCCGGGGAGCCTCTACCCAGCGTCAGGGTGTTCGGCGAGGGGGCGGCCGCTGTCCGGAGAGACGGCGCGCTAATGGTGTACCGCAAGTGGGTCGAGGCGCCAAGAGGCCTGCCCCCGGGCAGCCTTGTCGTGGCCGAGGACCCGCGCGGCGAGCTGCTTGGCTGCGGCTTCTACGACACAGTAGGCCCGGTGGCACTAAGGCTAGTAGAGCTCGGGGACTGCAGCTTCAGCAGCACCGAGGAGGCCATCTACGCGCTCGTGGAGGCGGCTTACCTGGCACGGCGTCGGATAGGCTACGCGGGGGACCCAGAGGCCGGCTACAGGCTGGTGCACAGCGATGGCGACATGATGCCGGGCCTTATAGTGGACGTCTACGCCGACCTGGCCGTCTACCAGTCTAGCAGCATAGTCTGGGACGTACACAGCAACACAGTGGCTAAGGCCATCTCCGAGGCTACTGGCGCCCGGCACGTATACGAGAAGAGCCTCCAGAGAACACGCCGCGACATCGGCCTACCCCCGCGCGAGGGTGTCCGCATAGGCGACAAGACGAGAGCTGTGATACGCGAGGGCGAGGCCCGCTTTATAGTGGATGCCCGCGTCGGGCAGAAGACTGGCTTCTTCCTAGACCAGAGGCTTAACCGGCTCGACTTCGGCGAGCTAGCCCGAGGGACTGTGCTAGACCTCTTCAGCTACACCGGCGGTTTCGGCGTCCAGGCCCTTGTCAATGGCGCGGAACGCGCCGTATTCGTCGAGGAAGACGAGAAGGCCATCAAACTGCTGCGCATGAATCTCGAGCTTAACAGGGTAGAGGACCGGGCAGAGATAGTCCAGTCGAATGTCTGGAGCTTCCTCTCAGAAGCCGTAGCAGAGGGACGAGAATACGACTCTATTTCCGTCGACCCGCCGGCGTTTATACCGCATCCCGGAGCGTACCAGCGGGGTCTACGGGCCTACGAGAAGCTGTACTTTCTCTCAGCTAGGCTTGCCACGAGCGGATCTATAATCGTCTTTAGCAGCTGTAGCACTCACCTGGGCCGCGGAGAATTCATGTCTGTTGCCGCGAGGGCGCTGGCACGGGCCGGTGTAGGCTATAGGCCGCTCGGCGGCGTGAGGGGTATGCCTCCTGATCACCCGGTTAGGCCTTCGTCGCCTCACCTAGAGTACCTCAAATCCCTGTTTGTCCTCGTGGTGTAG
- a CDS encoding ATP-binding protein, which translates to MPIALPRVAEEVGIVLSGASASMAPIALRRDRELRVLEEDLVLLVDPRLENYYMLGVVRWITRYEPFLRRNIHNIYVEHPDALDTEVVMPFSNAYVEIYAGICDGSPVCDGARGLVNNVYAPTPGSKVFKLVDAKPLTDYLTVSRPITIGVHRYSKWRLPLDTEWLNYHVGVFGATGTGKSRLILRMMKELVEKGYSLIVFDHSGVDYAPFVSRLGGTVVRASEIRIEPQILASIISRLTGVQSQQRDAVEIAAMCYAMSVYSSNGGGERYKSEECNEILGHRTRQQGLARYTGEKQPSARDEFLELLKTVATRLNMRPASILKLRLLTRLSVPEHVFEGLKARRLEPLDVVDTALRERLVVVDMSDEQDIEVKRGILASIANAAWEKIGRERSPLGLGLVVDEAQNYACEYCGEAGRALETIAREGRKWKYFIIVASQRIARDIRPGVRSNLGTVFFSKLQSTGDLQELAGYLDLGRVTEASLAMLGRREFYVAGLMNPLRRPLLMYIDSVDGG; encoded by the coding sequence GTGCCTATCGCGCTTCCACGAGTAGCAGAAGAGGTCGGCATAGTACTCAGCGGCGCGAGCGCCTCCATGGCGCCGATAGCGCTCCGCCGTGACCGCGAGCTACGCGTCCTAGAGGAGGACCTCGTCCTCCTGGTTGACCCCCGCCTGGAGAACTACTACATGCTGGGCGTAGTGCGCTGGATTACACGGTATGAGCCGTTCCTCCGCCGCAATATACACAACATATACGTCGAGCATCCGGACGCCCTCGACACCGAGGTAGTTATGCCGTTCTCAAACGCGTACGTCGAGATATACGCCGGCATATGCGACGGAAGCCCGGTCTGCGATGGCGCCCGGGGGCTCGTCAACAACGTCTATGCGCCGACACCAGGCAGCAAGGTCTTCAAGCTGGTTGATGCAAAGCCCCTCACAGACTACCTAACAGTATCAAGGCCCATAACTATAGGCGTGCACCGGTATAGCAAGTGGCGCCTACCACTTGACACCGAGTGGCTAAACTACCATGTGGGCGTCTTCGGCGCCACCGGTACGGGGAAGAGCAGGCTAATCCTCCGCATGATGAAGGAGCTGGTGGAGAAGGGCTATAGCCTGATAGTATTCGACCACAGTGGCGTAGACTACGCGCCCTTCGTCAGCCGGCTCGGCGGCACCGTAGTAAGGGCCTCGGAGATAAGGATAGAGCCACAAATACTCGCCTCTATAATATCCCGGCTGACCGGGGTCCAGAGTCAGCAGCGCGATGCTGTAGAGATAGCAGCAATGTGCTACGCCATGAGCGTCTACAGCAGCAACGGTGGAGGAGAGCGGTACAAGAGCGAAGAGTGCAACGAGATACTAGGCCACCGAACTAGGCAGCAAGGCCTAGCCCGGTACACCGGCGAGAAGCAGCCCAGCGCGCGCGACGAGTTCCTAGAGCTCCTCAAAACCGTGGCTACGAGGCTCAACATGCGCCCGGCTAGTATACTCAAGCTGAGGCTCCTGACCCGCCTATCTGTTCCCGAGCACGTGTTCGAGGGCCTCAAAGCGCGCAGGCTCGAACCCCTAGACGTGGTGGATACCGCGCTCCGCGAGAGGCTAGTAGTGGTAGACATGAGCGACGAGCAGGACATAGAAGTTAAGCGTGGCATACTAGCATCGATAGCCAACGCTGCGTGGGAGAAGATAGGCAGGGAGAGGAGCCCCCTCGGCCTCGGCCTCGTTGTAGACGAGGCGCAGAACTACGCATGCGAGTACTGCGGCGAGGCCGGCCGGGCCCTCGAGACCATAGCCAGGGAGGGCAGGAAGTGGAAGTACTTCATAATAGTTGCTAGCCAGCGTATAGCACGCGACATAAGGCCTGGTGTCCGGAGCAACCTAGGCACCGTGTTCTTCTCCAAGCTGCAGTCTACCGGCGACCTACAGGAGCTCGCCGGCTACCTCGACCTCGGCCGGGTGACCGAGGCGAGCCTAGCCATGCTCGGGCGCCGCGAATTCTACGTAGCAGGCTTGATGAACCCGCTACGCAGACCACTGCTCATGTACATAGATAGCGTCGACGGGGGCTAG
- a CDS encoding RAD55 family ATPase: MSGDRISLGIPLLDKLLPRGLPRRSLVLFAGEGGAGKSLIVQLIAGSMLRRGEKVVYVCLDDDPESIVESMESRGIDARSYAGEGRLVFVDGYGARYGLESEDYVADRLSSLDTHAAVATIQRLVDANGLRNSGLVVIDSLNPFFLRYEPTVVYDFVNVLRVSLAKRRGVLTVATLHTPSQLYAEIAAILEHMVDVFAVVRYHSEALEAGVAVREILVKKAKGVPISQGWTSFVITDEGLVEARVRVKTEG; encoded by the coding sequence TTGTCTGGAGACAGGATAAGCCTAGGCATACCCCTCCTAGACAAGCTCCTCCCACGAGGCCTGCCACGTAGAAGCCTCGTGCTCTTCGCGGGCGAGGGCGGTGCGGGGAAGTCGCTCATAGTACAGCTCATTGCGGGCAGCATGCTGCGCCGTGGCGAGAAAGTGGTATACGTCTGCCTCGACGACGACCCTGAGAGCATAGTGGAGAGCATGGAGAGCCGTGGTATAGACGCGCGCAGCTACGCTGGTGAGGGCCGGCTCGTATTCGTAGACGGGTATGGGGCCCGATACGGCCTCGAGAGCGAGGACTATGTAGCGGATAGGCTGTCTAGCCTCGACACACACGCAGCGGTGGCAACCATACAGAGGCTTGTGGACGCAAACGGGCTGAGAAACAGCGGCTTAGTGGTAATCGATAGCCTTAACCCGTTCTTCCTACGCTACGAGCCAACAGTAGTCTACGACTTCGTCAACGTGCTGCGTGTCTCGCTAGCTAAGCGCCGCGGTGTACTCACGGTGGCCACGCTCCATACGCCGAGCCAGCTCTACGCCGAGATAGCAGCCATACTGGAGCATATGGTTGATGTGTTCGCTGTAGTGAGGTACCACAGCGAGGCCCTTGAAGCAGGAGTAGCGGTCAGAGAGATACTAGTGAAGAAGGCTAAGGGGGTACCCATATCCCAGGGGTGGACCAGCTTCGTCATAACGGATGAGGGGCTTGTAGAGGCGCGTGTACGCGTGAAAACAGAGGGTTAG
- a CDS encoding DNA double-strand break repair nuclease NurA, producing the protein MAWPIEGLEPGYRPDAPGVFEEEEEIELTPAVQSLLETSQWLAEQIAGKILGFREEYYGVEGLREALERLPRGRLAAAKPLPGVAIDSTFPLDGGMDLVGGHLVAVVAGYVGFGGLRTRGVRPYDVYARARFVDSEDTRRLLPVYAKLVEKAVAHRVLGYVEQGSMDARLLLFDGELVPYQLLFKSQKAVSRSRLLAKLDESMAQLLERARRLGLTLVGVVKRSYSRLLGARLGRRLSLNDKAVMSLLLGSGEYLVLGSFEELLPRYAEIIAVEKSAEPGKYRGIVEERLRARREYGRVTVAFYKPSLAHPSQQAVRVEIIDYGGLGLENILSMLNKLTNPATGLPYPIDLVDEYTRLESRMLELLRRRIIGHLAEMLEALGGSGALVLLGHTNPEKRYVYEPRRGRR; encoded by the coding sequence ATGGCGTGGCCCATAGAGGGTCTTGAGCCGGGCTATAGGCCCGATGCGCCGGGCGTGTTCGAGGAGGAGGAAGAGATCGAGCTGACGCCGGCGGTTCAGAGCCTACTGGAGACTAGTCAGTGGCTTGCCGAGCAGATCGCTGGCAAGATACTCGGGTTCCGCGAGGAGTACTACGGCGTCGAGGGGCTGCGTGAGGCGCTAGAGCGGCTGCCCCGGGGGAGGCTGGCTGCAGCGAAGCCGCTGCCGGGCGTGGCGATAGACTCGACGTTTCCCCTGGACGGTGGTATGGACCTGGTCGGAGGCCACCTGGTGGCCGTTGTAGCGGGCTACGTGGGGTTCGGCGGGCTCCGGACGCGGGGCGTGAGGCCCTACGACGTGTACGCGCGTGCACGGTTCGTGGACAGCGAGGATACGCGCCGGCTGCTCCCGGTCTACGCGAAGCTGGTCGAGAAGGCTGTGGCGCACCGCGTCCTAGGCTACGTCGAGCAGGGCTCGATGGATGCGCGGCTTCTGCTGTTCGACGGCGAGCTGGTGCCGTACCAGCTGCTCTTCAAGAGCCAGAAGGCGGTCTCCCGGAGCCGGCTGCTGGCGAAGCTAGACGAGTCTATGGCCCAGCTGCTCGAGAGAGCCCGGCGCCTAGGCCTAACACTCGTCGGCGTGGTTAAGCGGAGCTACTCCCGGCTCCTGGGTGCCCGGCTAGGCCGCCGCCTAAGCCTTAACGATAAGGCGGTTATGAGCCTACTACTGGGCAGCGGGGAGTACCTCGTCCTGGGCTCCTTCGAGGAGCTTCTCCCCCGCTACGCCGAGATAATAGCTGTGGAGAAGAGCGCTGAGCCCGGGAAGTACAGGGGCATAGTGGAGGAGAGGCTCCGGGCCCGTAGAGAGTACGGCCGGGTAACAGTGGCGTTCTATAAGCCCTCCCTGGCACATCCGAGCCAGCAGGCGGTACGCGTAGAGATAATAGACTATGGTGGGCTGGGCCTGGAGAACATACTATCAATGCTCAATAAGCTTACGAACCCAGCTACGGGGCTCCCCTACCCCATAGACCTGGTGGACGAGTATACCCGGCTCGAGTCCAGGATGCTCGAGCTCCTAAGGAGAAGGATAATAGGCCACCTGGCGGAGATGCTGGAGGCGCTGGGCGGCTCCGGAGCACTGGTGCTACTCGGCCACACGAACCCTGAGAAGCGCTACGTCTACGAGCCCCGCCGCGGCAGGCGCTAG
- a CDS encoding DHH family phosphoesterase, with the protein MTRQQGGSKSGYVPEWLREKTREMLELADSAGTPIVVMGHRNADPDALASAYVVREILRAEGYDARLVFPEGLSQASKRLVREIIGKEPGDVEDEAPEESAMAVVVDTASPEQLGELSNFALNVLLVVIDHHSSNKLVERAKVAIHDATARATSELVYLMATHVLGLELDKKALELLLAGIVYDTRHFILSNARTLRIASELLEQGASLERVLKALQSPPMEPPERIARIKGAKRMHCVRAGDYIVAFTHVGAYESSVARALLDLGADLVIVVSERGSETRVVGRARKSIVEKLGIHLGRDIMEQLGRSLGGGGGGHAQAAGASVRASLERAFSEAVRIVENLLRSRGLQPQPIT; encoded by the coding sequence TTGACGAGGCAGCAAGGTGGCTCGAAGAGCGGCTACGTGCCAGAGTGGCTGAGAGAGAAGACGAGGGAGATGCTAGAGCTAGCTGACTCTGCCGGGACCCCCATAGTAGTAATGGGCCACCGTAACGCCGACCCCGACGCACTGGCGTCCGCCTACGTGGTCCGGGAGATACTGCGTGCAGAAGGCTACGATGCTAGGCTGGTTTTCCCCGAGGGGCTGAGCCAGGCAAGCAAGAGGCTAGTACGCGAGATAATAGGCAAGGAGCCTGGAGACGTCGAGGACGAGGCACCAGAAGAATCAGCCATGGCAGTAGTAGTTGACACCGCCTCGCCTGAGCAGCTGGGAGAGCTGTCAAACTTCGCGCTCAACGTGCTCCTCGTGGTTATAGACCATCACTCGTCCAACAAGCTAGTAGAGCGCGCCAAGGTGGCCATCCACGACGCTACAGCGCGCGCCACCTCCGAACTCGTCTACCTCATGGCAACCCACGTCCTAGGCCTCGAGCTCGACAAGAAGGCGCTAGAGCTACTCCTGGCGGGAATAGTCTACGATACAAGACACTTCATACTCTCCAACGCCCGGACTCTCCGGATAGCCTCCGAGCTCCTAGAGCAGGGTGCAAGCCTCGAACGCGTCCTCAAAGCGCTACAGTCGCCGCCCATGGAGCCCCCGGAGCGCATAGCCCGTATAAAGGGCGCCAAGAGGATGCACTGCGTGCGCGCAGGCGACTACATAGTAGCCTTCACACACGTAGGTGCCTACGAGTCTAGCGTGGCCCGTGCTCTGCTAGACCTCGGCGCCGACCTCGTGATAGTAGTCTCCGAGCGGGGGTCAGAGACCCGTGTGGTAGGCAGGGCCAGGAAAAGCATCGTAGAGAAGCTCGGTATCCACCTAGGCCGCGACATAATGGAGCAGCTAGGCCGGAGCCTGGGTGGCGGCGGGGGAGGCCACGCCCAGGCAGCAGGTGCGTCCGTCCGGGCTAGCCTAGAGAGGGCGTTCAGCGAAGCCGTCCGGATAGTAGAGAACCTCCTCCGGAGCCGCGGGCTACAGCCCCAACCCATAACATAG
- a CDS encoding KEOPS complex subunit Pcc1: MTRVSGCIRLKGLSEKLARALARALETEARNPPDPRRGRVEVHAEKDTLSICIDARDPSSARTLINAYLSLAAATFEAVEATGE, translated from the coding sequence ATGACGCGGGTCTCCGGCTGCATAAGGCTAAAGGGCCTCTCCGAGAAGCTAGCTCGGGCGCTGGCAAGGGCTCTTGAGACTGAGGCGCGTAACCCGCCGGACCCCCGGAGGGGGCGCGTAGAGGTCCACGCGGAGAAGGATACTCTGTCGATATGCATTGACGCGCGCGACCCCTCATCAGCCCGGACCTTGATAAACGCTTATCTTAGCCTAGCGGCAGCGACATTCGAAGCGGTCGAAGCTACAGGTGAATAG
- a CDS encoding cation-transporting P-type ATPase — protein MAGLGCVLEKPHTLPPEEATKRLGVNPATGLSSEEAKRRLESCGPNVLEAGRRRGFLEVFLEQFKNLFVLMLLAATAFSFYVGETVDAVLILAIVLFMAVLGAVQEYRAERILEALKKLASPKARVLRDGKIVLVDASEVVPGDIIIVMEGDRVPADARLIEAKDLYVDESTLTGESIPVHKRADVVLPEDTIVSDQVNMLFSSTYVVRGTGKAVVTATGRNTYIGRIARMVAETRAEKTPFQVELDRLAKRIAAIVVVIAALSFIIGYVFQEAGLVDLMLTSIALAVAAVPEGLPAITVIVFSIAAWNMARRNALVRRLAAVEALGSASVVATDKTGTLTVNEMTVRQFHTADGKVYTVTGEGYRLEGGVFENEKQVTAEDSPLLRLAGLVSVLNNNASLEDGKIHGDPMEAALLVFAHKLGMDPANVRKTYRRLREIAFSSERKRMTVIVEGPEGLLVLSKGAPEIIIDRSTGYMTSNGEERPLTEAEKAKLLSQVENIAGRGFRVLALAYRRGEKQDLEASDDEVESRLTLLGMVAIIDPPRPEVPEAVRRALEAGIKVVMVTGDHPSTAKAIAEMIGLPRGRVVTGQELEKMSDEELKRIAGEVAVFARVTPEHKARIVRVYKELGHIVAVTGDGVNDAPALKLADIGVAMGQRGTEVAKEAADMILLDDNFATIVAAVEEGRRSFDNVKRTVLYLLSANLAEVATVFYATIKGIGTIFNAAMLLWINIVTDGFPAAGLAFEEAEPDVMKRPPRRRDQPILGKPQFTYLLLLSAIETLLTIGFYHLYAAEMSPDHGRAAGFLALMYAELAQSMALRRLNKPISLRMIPSNRQWLTGYAVGAILAALSVTVLAELFRVSSLGIADILAIFLASHAAVLGFEEARKRLGLHV, from the coding sequence ATGGCTGGCTTAGGCTGTGTACTTGAGAAGCCACATACTCTGCCACCAGAGGAGGCCACGAAGAGACTGGGAGTAAACCCTGCTACCGGGCTTAGCAGCGAGGAGGCCAAGAGAAGACTGGAGTCATGTGGGCCTAACGTGCTCGAAGCTGGCAGGAGAAGGGGCTTCCTAGAGGTATTCCTGGAGCAGTTCAAGAACCTCTTCGTGCTCATGCTTCTAGCGGCTACGGCTTTCAGCTTCTACGTTGGCGAGACTGTAGACGCTGTACTGATACTAGCAATAGTACTGTTCATGGCTGTGCTCGGCGCTGTTCAGGAGTATAGGGCTGAGCGCATACTAGAGGCCTTGAAGAAGCTAGCCTCGCCTAAAGCGCGGGTGCTCAGAGATGGTAAGATAGTGCTCGTTGACGCCTCGGAGGTTGTGCCAGGCGACATCATAATAGTCATGGAGGGCGACCGTGTACCCGCCGATGCCCGGCTCATCGAGGCAAAGGACCTCTACGTGGACGAGTCTACACTGACAGGAGAGAGCATACCCGTCCACAAGAGAGCCGACGTAGTTCTACCCGAGGACACGATAGTGTCGGACCAGGTTAACATGTTGTTCTCCAGCACGTACGTGGTACGGGGCACCGGTAAGGCTGTTGTCACCGCTACTGGGAGGAACACGTACATCGGCCGTATAGCGCGCATGGTTGCCGAGACGCGGGCTGAGAAGACGCCCTTCCAGGTCGAGCTCGACCGGCTGGCAAAGAGGATAGCCGCTATAGTGGTCGTGATAGCGGCGCTCTCGTTCATCATAGGCTACGTGTTCCAGGAGGCAGGCCTTGTAGACCTAATGCTCACGAGTATAGCGCTCGCAGTTGCTGCTGTCCCCGAGGGCCTCCCGGCTATCACGGTCATAGTGTTCTCCATAGCTGCGTGGAACATGGCTCGCAGAAACGCGCTAGTAAGGCGCCTCGCCGCCGTGGAGGCACTGGGCTCTGCAAGCGTAGTAGCCACAGACAAGACCGGCACACTAACGGTAAACGAGATGACCGTTAGACAGTTCCACACAGCCGACGGCAAGGTCTACACTGTCACTGGTGAGGGGTACCGGCTAGAGGGCGGTGTGTTCGAGAACGAGAAGCAGGTCACAGCAGAGGATAGCCCCCTGCTAAGGCTTGCTGGCCTCGTCTCGGTTCTGAACAACAACGCTAGCCTCGAGGACGGGAAGATCCACGGCGACCCCATGGAGGCTGCGCTCCTGGTCTTCGCGCACAAGCTAGGCATGGATCCAGCCAACGTGAGGAAGACGTACCGTAGACTGCGCGAGATAGCGTTTAGCAGCGAAAGGAAACGCATGACGGTTATAGTCGAGGGGCCGGAAGGCCTACTAGTGCTCTCCAAGGGCGCGCCAGAGATAATAATAGATAGATCGACGGGCTACATGACCAGCAACGGCGAAGAGAGGCCCCTCACCGAGGCCGAGAAGGCCAAGCTGCTCAGCCAGGTGGAGAACATAGCTGGCAGAGGTTTCCGTGTCCTTGCGCTCGCATACCGGCGCGGAGAGAAGCAAGACCTAGAGGCTAGCGACGACGAGGTGGAGTCCCGCCTAACACTCCTAGGCATGGTGGCCATTATCGACCCGCCTAGGCCCGAGGTACCGGAGGCCGTTCGTAGAGCACTCGAAGCTGGCATCAAGGTGGTAATGGTTACCGGTGACCACCCGTCCACCGCTAAGGCAATAGCAGAGATGATAGGCCTGCCTAGAGGCCGCGTCGTGACCGGCCAGGAGCTTGAGAAGATGAGCGACGAGGAGCTCAAGAGGATAGCCGGTGAGGTCGCTGTGTTTGCCAGGGTTACGCCGGAGCACAAGGCGCGCATAGTCCGGGTCTACAAGGAGCTCGGCCACATAGTAGCCGTTACCGGCGACGGCGTCAACGACGCGCCCGCGCTAAAGCTAGCCGACATAGGCGTCGCTATGGGGCAGCGGGGCACCGAGGTAGCCAAGGAGGCTGCCGACATGATACTGCTGGACGACAACTTCGCCACCATAGTAGCCGCGGTCGAGGAGGGCCGGAGGAGCTTCGACAACGTGAAGCGCACAGTGCTATACCTGCTCTCGGCTAACCTAGCTGAGGTAGCTACCGTGTTCTACGCCACAATAAAGGGTATAGGCACTATATTCAACGCAGCTATGCTACTGTGGATAAACATCGTGACCGACGGGTTCCCGGCCGCTGGCCTCGCTTTCGAGGAAGCTGAGCCAGACGTTATGAAGAGGCCGCCGAGGCGTAGAGACCAGCCAATACTCGGCAAACCGCAGTTCACATACCTACTGCTGCTGAGTGCCATCGAGACGCTGCTCACTATAGGGTTCTACCACCTCTACGCTGCGGAGATGTCTCCCGACCACGGGAGGGCTGCTGGCTTCCTAGCACTAATGTACGCTGAGCTGGCACAGTCTATGGCGCTACGCCGGCTTAACAAACCCATATCGCTGAGGATGATACCGTCGAACCGCCAGTGGCTTACAGGCTACGCGGTAGGCGCTATACTCGCTGCGCTATCGGTGACCGTTCTCGCCGAGCTGTTCCGCGTAAGCAGTCTAGGCATAGCCGATATACTCGCTATATTCCTGGCATCACACGCAGCAGTACTCGGCTTCGAGGAAGCGCGTAAGAGGCTCGGGCTCCACGTCTAA
- a CDS encoding small multi-drug export protein, translating into MDKGIVVLALTGLLPAFEPRYALPLLAAKIGFVPAFVVAAAEAILLALVLPSIAQRAWSLLLAYSRRIRFLGLLVARVEAAQRKAHRLTSRYGLPGLALFVAVPLPVTGIYTGAVVSLLLGIDANKARVALAAGGLASLVLTSPLALGAQIAQG; encoded by the coding sequence TTGGATAAGGGCATCGTGGTACTAGCGCTGACCGGCCTACTACCAGCATTTGAGCCGAGGTACGCGCTGCCACTCCTAGCAGCGAAGATAGGCTTCGTGCCTGCATTCGTGGTGGCCGCTGCGGAGGCCATACTGCTGGCGCTAGTACTGCCCTCTATAGCACAACGCGCGTGGAGCCTACTGCTAGCCTATTCTCGCCGCATCCGCTTCCTAGGACTACTCGTAGCCCGTGTCGAGGCTGCACAGAGGAAGGCACACAGATTGACATCCAGGTATGGCTTGCCCGGCCTCGCACTGTTCGTAGCAGTCCCGCTTCCCGTCACCGGGATATACACGGGAGCTGTTGTGTCGCTACTCCTCGGCATAGACGCGAACAAGGCTAGGGTTGCACTGGCGGCTGGCGGGCTCGCATCGCTCGTGCTGACATCCCCGCTAGCGCTAGGAGCCCAGATAGCCCAGGGCTAG
- a CDS encoding prefoldin subunit beta yields the protein MAQRIPPELENKLTRFQSLQAQYARIAQERVAVESEIAETQKVLKLLEEAGEDAPVYRMEANILVRVDRGKVVQELKDRLEILELRLQKLKKQEDEIKKQLDKLAQEIKQLQTRLTLGKQGGAGG from the coding sequence GTGGCGCAGCGTATACCGCCGGAGCTCGAAAACAAGCTCACACGCTTCCAGAGCCTTCAGGCCCAGTACGCGAGGATAGCTCAGGAGCGTGTAGCGGTTGAGAGCGAGATAGCTGAGACGCAGAAGGTCCTAAAGCTCCTAGAGGAAGCCGGGGAAGACGCCCCGGTATACCGCATGGAGGCCAACATACTCGTACGCGTGGACCGCGGCAAGGTGGTCCAGGAGCTCAAGGATAGGCTAGAGATACTCGAGCTAAGGCTCCAGAAGCTTAAGAAGCAGGAGGACGAGATCAAGAAACAGCTCGACAAGCTCGCCCAGGAGATTAAGCAGCTGCAGACGCGGCTCACGCTAGGTAAACAGGGAGGCGCGGGAGGCTAG
- a CDS encoding 50S ribosomal protein L40e, whose amino-acid sequence MAGPRDPEVMKIIYQRVLNKMVCRKCGALNPPGAKKCRRCKSKNLRPKRVLAGMKKG is encoded by the coding sequence ATGGCTGGCCCACGCGACCCAGAAGTCATGAAGATAATCTACCAGCGTGTACTCAACAAAATGGTATGCAGGAAGTGTGGTGCCCTGAATCCGCCTGGGGCTAAGAAGTGCAGGCGCTGTAAGAGTAAGAACCTTAGGCCTAAGCGCGTGCTAGCTGGCATGAAGAAGGGCTAA